The Longimicrobium sp. genome contains the following window.
AGATGCCCGAGTTCGGCGCGGAGCCGGCCGTGTTCGCGGCCGCCCAGGCGGAATACTCGGCGGCCAGCGAGCAGTACCGCTTCTGCACCGAGGCGCTGGTGCGCGGCAGCGAGCTGCCCACGCAGGAAACGGTGTCGGCGTGGCTGCGTGAGCGGGGCGATTCGCTGGTGGTCATCCGCAGCAACGACCTGCTGAAGGTGCACGTGCACACCGACGAGCCCGAAGCGGTGTTCGCGTACCTGCGCGGCTTCGGCGAGCTGGCGACGAAGAAGGCCGAGGACATGCAGGCCCAGCACGCCGTGGCGGAGCGCGCGGCGACGGGGCACATGCAGCTGGCCCGCCGCCCCATTTCCGTGGTGGTCGACAGCGCCTGCGACCTGCCCGACGAGATCATCCGCGCGCACGGCATGCACCTGGTGCCGCTGAACCTGATCTTCGAAGACCGGGTGATGCGCGACCGGCTGGACATCTCGGCCGAGGAGTTCGTGGAGCAGCTGAAGACGGGGGCGCACCCCAGCACCTCGCAGCCCGCGCCCGCGGCCTTCATCGAGGGCTTCCGGCGCGCCGCGGAAGAGGGCGAGAGCGTGGTGGCCGTCCTCCTGTCGTCGGCCCTGTCCGGCACCTACGCATCTGCCCAGGCGGCGCTCAAGCACCGGGCCGAGAGCGACGACGTGCCCATCCACCTGTTCGACAGCAAGGGCGGCTCGCTGCTTCAGGGGCTGCTGGCGCTCAAGGCCAGCGAGCTGGGCGAGATGGGGTGGACGCCCGAGCGCATCGTCGCCGAGCTGGAGCGCATCCGCGCGCAGTCGGGCTTCTTCATCGTGCTCGACACCTTCGAGCGCGCGCTGGCGTCGGGGCGCGTGGGGCGCGGCAAGGCGTGGCTCGGCAGCCTGCTCGACATCAAGCCGGTGCTGGACATCGACGCGGCGGGCAAGCTGGTGCCCATCGACAAGGTGCGCGGGCGCAAGAACATGATGCCCTTGATGCTGCAGGTGCTTGAGCGCAAGGTGCCGCGCGGCGCGAAGAAGATGCGCTTCGGCATCATGCACATCGGCGCGCAGGAGGTGCTGGCGCCCGTTACGCGGGAGATCCGCGCCCGCTACGGCAAGGACGCCGAGGTGGTGACGATGGCGGGAACGCCCATCTTCGGCACG
Protein-coding sequences here:
- a CDS encoding DegV family protein, with amino-acid sequence MTAVNYLDGSGLRGALIMSAEYVQRHRADLNRINVFPVPDGDTGTNLALTVSSIADHLRRSTDTSVGIVAKAAAQAGIMGARGNCGMILSHFLLGMADAIGDRVRLTVAEFGQVLRSATEHVYRALEKPVEGTMITIMRAIADEAERLRDSDFVVLFERLLIKAREALANTPELLPQLKASGVVDAGAKGFVHILEGIAGYLAGDPLVALEEMPEFGAEPAVFAAAQAEYSAASEQYRFCTEALVRGSELPTQETVSAWLRERGDSLVVIRSNDLLKVHVHTDEPEAVFAYLRGFGELATKKAEDMQAQHAVAERAATGHMQLARRPISVVVDSACDLPDEIIRAHGMHLVPLNLIFEDRVMRDRLDISAEEFVEQLKTGAHPSTSQPAPAAFIEGFRRAAEEGESVVAVLLSSALSGTYASAQAALKHRAESDDVPIHLFDSKGGSLLQGLLALKASELGEMGWTPERIVAELERIRAQSGFFIVLDTFERALASGRVGRGKAWLGSLLDIKPVLDIDAAGKLVPIDKVRGRKNMMPLMLQVLERKVPRGAKKMRFGIMHIGAQEVLAPVTREIRARYGKDAEVVTMAGTPIFGTHAGEGAWGIAYLVED